The Halobacterium litoreum genome includes a region encoding these proteins:
- a CDS encoding phosphohexomutase domain-containing protein has product MDLFGTAGIRGDAVERVNPELALSVGAAAAAEARADDDREFVVSRDGRETGPALAAAMTAGLEAAGARVFRAGVLPTPALAYASRGRRGVQLTASHNPPEDNGIKLFVDGSEYDREMERAVDGRVEDGADYATWDEWGDAEDVDVLTDYREAVAGFAADHGAPLDGLTVAVDCGNGVASVATPQVLRALGAHVVTLNANVDGHFPGRPSKPTPETVTDLRNFVADGDAAFGIAHDGDADRIVVVDGDGEVVHEDTVLAVLAEHYTRDSDADDPVVVTTPNASARIDERVAEAGGRVERVRLGALHEGIAAAEADGGDVVFAAEPWKHVHTAFGGWIDGVASAAVLSRLVADAGGLGPLRDPVTERPYRKVSVDCPDEKKAAAMDALGDRLPEAYPDADVDTEYGVRLEFPDASWLLVRPSGTEPYVRVYAESDDVDDLVEEAAGVVESAVADA; this is encoded by the coding sequence ATGGACCTCTTCGGTACGGCAGGCATTCGCGGCGACGCCGTCGAACGCGTCAACCCGGAGCTCGCGCTCTCGGTCGGCGCGGCGGCGGCCGCCGAGGCACGGGCTGACGACGACCGCGAGTTCGTCGTGTCGCGTGACGGCAGGGAGACCGGGCCGGCGCTCGCGGCGGCGATGACCGCGGGACTGGAGGCCGCCGGGGCCCGCGTCTTCCGCGCCGGCGTCCTCCCGACGCCGGCGCTCGCGTACGCCTCGCGGGGTCGCCGCGGCGTGCAGTTGACGGCGAGCCACAACCCCCCGGAGGACAACGGCATCAAACTGTTCGTGGACGGCTCCGAGTACGACCGCGAGATGGAGCGCGCGGTCGACGGCCGCGTCGAGGACGGCGCCGACTACGCGACCTGGGACGAGTGGGGCGACGCCGAGGACGTCGACGTGCTCACCGACTACCGAGAGGCGGTCGCCGGCTTCGCCGCGGACCACGGCGCGCCACTCGACGGCCTGACGGTCGCCGTGGACTGCGGGAACGGCGTCGCGAGCGTCGCCACGCCCCAGGTTCTGCGCGCCCTCGGCGCGCACGTCGTGACCCTGAACGCGAACGTCGACGGCCACTTCCCCGGCCGTCCGAGCAAGCCGACGCCGGAAACCGTGACCGACCTCCGGAACTTCGTCGCGGACGGCGACGCGGCGTTCGGCATCGCACACGACGGCGACGCCGACCGCATCGTCGTCGTCGACGGCGACGGCGAAGTCGTCCACGAGGACACCGTGCTCGCGGTGCTCGCCGAGCACTACACGCGGGACAGCGACGCTGACGACCCGGTGGTCGTGACGACGCCGAACGCGAGCGCGCGCATCGACGAACGCGTCGCCGAGGCCGGGGGGCGCGTCGAGCGCGTTCGACTCGGCGCGCTCCACGAGGGCATCGCCGCGGCCGAAGCCGACGGCGGCGACGTCGTGTTCGCGGCGGAACCGTGGAAGCACGTCCACACCGCGTTCGGCGGGTGGATCGACGGCGTCGCCTCGGCCGCCGTGCTCTCCCGACTCGTCGCCGACGCCGGCGGCCTCGGCCCGCTCCGCGACCCGGTCACCGAACGCCCCTACCGGAAGGTCAGCGTGGACTGCCCGGACGAGAAGAAGGCGGCGGCGATGGACGCGCTCGGTGACCGCCTCCCCGAAGCGTACCCGGACGCCGACGTCGACACCGAGTACGGCGTCCGACTGGAGTTCCCGGACGCCTCGTGGCTCCTCGTCCGCCCGAGCGGGACGGAGCCGTACGTCCGCGTGTACGCGGAGAGCGACGACGTGGACGACCTCGTCGAGGAGGCCGCCGGCGTGGTCGAGTCGGCCGTCGCAGACGCCTGA
- a CDS encoding DUF5793 family protein: MRRDYFELDVTNVDWVAEDGDPRKPNVEIEFTGDAEELRDRLTDHEGDLLDASETDAGFRLTDDVDDPGATGVVSVTNRITGDFVFELNEDADDVLRFVRAARRYGESTDDGEGRYRVEILVDGEQLAVYEKSTFLVYSADGDLLRGHSLIPSGVEL; this comes from the coding sequence ATGCGCCGGGACTACTTCGAACTGGACGTGACGAACGTCGACTGGGTCGCCGAGGACGGCGACCCCCGGAAGCCGAACGTCGAAATCGAGTTCACGGGCGACGCCGAGGAGCTCCGCGACCGACTCACGGACCACGAGGGCGACCTGTTGGACGCGAGCGAGACGGACGCCGGCTTCCGGCTGACTGACGACGTGGACGACCCCGGCGCGACCGGCGTCGTCTCCGTCACGAACCGCATCACCGGCGACTTCGTCTTCGAGTTGAACGAGGACGCCGACGACGTCCTCCGCTTCGTGCGCGCGGCCCGCCGCTACGGCGAGTCCACGGACGACGGCGAGGGGCGCTACCGCGTCGAAATTCTCGTCGACGGCGAGCAGTTGGCCGTCTACGAGAAGTCCACGTTCCTCGTCTACAGCGCGGACGGCGACCTCCTGCGCGGCCACAGTCTGATTCCGAGCGGCGTCGAACTCTGA